The DNA region AGTTATGTCACATTTCTGTAATTATaaacaacttaactttaaaattcacTTTCTAttcttaatgaaattatttatatataatcacacaaatatttaagatttgttttaaaatataaattttaaaaatcgttatttcttttttaaatttatatcaAATCAAACAGTGTCACATAAATCGGGAGGGAGAGATTACTGTATTACACAGTAAAAGCAACTCAAACAAAGATTCTTTTTTGAAATGTCTAAAACAAAGGCGGCCCTAATGTCATATAGTCCTAAATCAAACTGAGATGAAGCAATGTAGTCTACGAAAAGACGTGTTCCATGCCCCAGTTATTCCATCTTTTCACATGTAGCTAGAGGAACAGAAAAAGATCAAATTAATGTCACCAATTTCTGTTATTGCGTCCTTTGAGAACCCGAAGGGTCACACCTCCTGAAGGACTACACGCAATAAAATATCGTCTATACTTTTTACTtccttcatttcaatttatatggcaATGTTTTCTTATTAGTTACGTTCTAAGAAAATGAcacattttatatttaaaaatatttaattatatactCTCCATTTTACTTTTAAGGAAAAGATTTTATAGTTACACAAATATTATGTCATGTTTAAATCACAAGCTTCAACAGTTTTATAAAcacacaaatattatgacatatttaaaatcataaatttcaaaagcctCTATTATTTTACTTAAATACATGCAAAATCAAATTGTGTTACATAAATTAACAAGGAGGGATTATGCCCTAACGAGAAGCCTGGGTTTTTCAACTACAATTTAAAGCAGTCATTGTTGTTTATACAATTGACTCTTATAGATGCTGTATTTATGaaagttttccttttctttaattCTACTGctgataaataaaaaataaaaataaaatgaacctAGTCATTGAAGAGGTTCAGTTCATATAATTAGGTTCACTATAAGACTTCAGATGCAACTAACGTATGTTTTATTTCATTTGCTATATATTCAACAGATGCCATTcgcaacttaaaaaaaaaaaaattgtaccaTTTGTTAGTGAGACAGCACATTCTGAGTACTTCTTCAACGTACTGCGTTTGGACAACTATACACGGAAAATACACGGAAAACAAATTATCTTAGTATAATGGAGTacaatcatttttcttttaatattgtCCGTACATATCTCAAAAGATTTGTACAATaactgaattaaaaaaaaaaaagaaaaaaaaaagacacttgTCAAATCTCTCACAACAAAACGATTCTCGTATAATCGAATCCTGATACTCAAACAATAATAGAATATAACAAAAGCAGAACACGAATCAAAGTAGAACAGATGACTATTTTGTTTTACGGGGACAAAGAAGTGTTAGTGATTCAGTGATTGTTATAGCGATTGAGCAGAGTAGAAAAAAAGGCAAGCTGTCCCTTAAATAAAATACTTGATGGAAATTTTAGGACTTTCAAATTTAAGTTAGGACATTTGAGTAACCTAAAAGCTAGCTCGATGTTGATTAGCGATTCGAAATCAGATTGACTTGAAGATGAAGTTTGCTTGAACatgaaatttgaatttcttaagttgtatttttttctcataaatatgaaaattccacaaattgtgaaaataaCATTAATGTCCTGAATCTGATGTAATTAGGCTGAAGAATGAACTGAAATAAAGAAGATTTAGTTTAAAAAGATTTCCAAACATGAAATCATTTCCATCTCTAAATCACAATAACGTAGAACCTAAGAGTTTAATCGCAAAAGATTACACCATAATATCTGTTGTTGTTTGATCAAATATGCATGGTCGATATAAATATATCCACCAAGTTATggatctttttttacaaaatataaatttatgggtcaagttgtaaatttttaaaaaattgaaatcacgatttagaatttcaactcctatttttggagaatttaatatttgaaatcatgatttgaagttgaaattttgtgcagATTTCATAAATAAATGTTAGATATGAAATCAAGCTTTCAAATCTTAAGAAAGTGCACTACGCAAGTTGAAACAGATCCTAAAAAGAGCAGAAAGGATGGAGATTGCTTTCCAGACTCCAGTGTTTGCCAGCTGAATAGCATTTTCCCATTTTCACACCAGCCAACTTTAAAGTCAGTTCAACCCAATTTGGAAAATTCTTCTCGTAGTATCATAATTACTTAAGTAGCATAgtgttttacttttttattgcctggtatattttcttttgtgctatgacattatcatatcatcattgtTATCATTATTGTTTTAGTAAGTATTATACTCGATTATTTTGTTGTCGCTGCGTTGCCATTACAACTTACACTTTTCCTTATTAAGGGTGTTAAATTTAACCCACAAAAGTGTGAGTCGCTCAGTCCATTCTAATCTGGGTGTATTGTGcaagaaattaaatatattcatgattcaaaAGTTTGGATCAATATGAATGAACTTAATATATAGTAGCTCGACTTTTCAACTtgtaaataaaaggaaaaaagatcaGAGAGAAGAAGTTTATAAGGGAGAGGATAGGGAGAGTTGGGTGGAGTAAGTAGAAGGTTttagaatatacatatatgtagcaACTCAATTAcatagttataatttttttttacaatataaaacaaagcaaaattaattttgaagGGTACTGAGTGCACTATAATTCTAACGACTAGAAATGTTTCAAAAAAAGTAGGCATACGACGTACAAAAGGTTCACGTCGTTCTTTgcttaaaatatatttatcgAAGCTGCAAACTTTGATTGAGTTGAATCATCATTTATTTAAATTCAATCCATTTGAACGTTTATAAATTTGAGCTAAATCATCAAATTTACATGCCTAACTCGTACcaacttttttcctcaagtACCCCAAGATCAAATACCTAAACCAGGTGTTCGATTCCATGACCACATAGTTTCAACAAAGAGAAGTACACTATTAATTACTGGTAAATTATGTTTCACCATATTTTCTCATGTGCTGGATTAATTTTTTCATGgattaaatatgtacaaattaaaCTATCAGAAAGAGGATATATATGAGCTAATTAGCCAAAAAGATAGTTGCAGACCAGTAGCGGGCTGGAATAGTTCATTTTATGCTACAACATTACTATTACAGATAAATGTTTTCCTTTCAAAAATAGTTCCTAGAATGTCTGTTAGATAATTTGTAATATATAGAGGTCTTAAATTGAACAGACACAGCTGTTCGTGAAAGGACATGACTATTACGAAAAGTCATCTCTCAAATTCCATAAATATAAGGACAttctcaagaaagaaaaatgcatGTATAACATGCGCTATTGTATCACCGAAGGAATCGTTTATATTTTTACCAATCTGTATATAGGAAATATCTCTTTAAGGAAAGTCGAATTATTAACGCCTCAAAGTCATTTCTTGTTCTATTATGTTTTCCTATTTCTCTAACAATGTCTGCCGAAAAAAATTCGTTAGCAAACACCAGAGGAACTACTAACGACTTTGATCTTCCAGGATATTTATTTGATCTGTTAGTATGTTGAATTTTGTATACTACATAACCGGAGTTTGATTATTCAAATTGTGTGATTTATTCCTAACCACACAATCAAACGAATGCATAGTATTATAGCTagagaattttttattttattttttgcatcaGAGATTATAGCTAGAGATTTGATACACTTTTAGATTGGTTAGTACTCCACCAGTCCGCCCCAAAAAGAGAAGTAGGCCATATGAGGCATCATGCTATGCACCTAAGCAAGTAGGGCCCCAAACAACTTTTTCTTCCGTACCTCGGCCCGGACAGCAATTGTACCTTTACACGTACACACTTTTACGTCCCCACCTCTCTACCAATTCTATAAATGAATTCTTACCCCCAAGTCACATTTCAACCAAATCCACCTTCACTTTCAAAGCTGCTTTTGCTCTTAAACCACTACTATTCCTATAGTTATTGCAATATCTTTTTCTCTACTCTATTCTTTCTTGTGCATTGGATGTGGAGAGGAGTGAATACTACTTCAtcaagttgttattgttgttgctctAGAACAAGTGATGGAGAGTCCTCAATATTATGCACCACCCCAAATGATGGAATCATCATCTCGGCCATCTCTAGGATTTCCTCTTGGAACTGCTCTTCTTTTGCTTGTCATTTTCAGTTTGAGTGGTGTTTTTTCTTGCTGCTATCACTGGGACAAAATTCGTTCCATACGTCGTCGATCTTTGTCTGATCTTGAAGCTGGTGATGATCCAGCCTCTTTGAAATCCAAACACACCCACATGGTAAGATCTCCTGCATTTTGGATGGAAAATAGGGGAAAAATTAGAGTGAAATTTCAACATTTTGAATTATCAGATAGAACTtcagtactccctccattccaatttatgtgattatGTTTGTGGCTACAGAGTTtacttaaagaaagaaaaacttttgaaacttgaaagttaAATTCTTACTAAACCTCTAAAATGAggggctaaaaaaaaattcctactaaatatagaaatgtctAATGTCACATAAATTCAGAGGGAGGGTGTATTTGGATTGATAGATAAACTATTTTGGTGTTTGaagaatattttaaataaatacttttttccaaattagaaaaaagtttaagttatatatatattattagtatAAGTAAATTTTATATCATGAGACTTTTACCTATTATAACAGATAATaatctgttttatttttaaaattacaaattcaaaattctaaaatatttaatGGTAGGTATACAGGCTGATGGTGTAAAAACTTGGTTACACCGACAATGTACAAACGTTACACTCTAAAGAGATAATTTACCGCACgtctcaaattcatgaaacatttTTATTGAAGTACTTGTTTTATGTTATCCAACTAGACAAAGTCACGAATAATTAATTGTGCTGTCATAAGCTTATGGCTAAAATTAACTTTGTTCATTCTCTGTTTTACAGATTGAGAAGCAGAATGAAAGCCAAAGCATGCCAGCAGTGTTGATGCCAGGTGACCAAGTTCCCAAATTCATAGCAATGCCATGTCCATGTCAGCCTCCCCGACCGGAAAAGGTAGTTGCAGAGGAGCAGAAGCCGCCGCAACCACGGCCTCCTAAGCCAATTCGTATGATAGTTGGATTACCTTTGTATTAGTAAAAGGGAACTACTACCCATTTCAGAACTGGGCTCGGGCAAGAGGGGGTTGCTCAAATGGTAGATACCCTTCCCCTCCAACTCGAAAGTTGTGGGTTCGAGTCATCCAGGGAGCAAAGAGGGTAGCTGCTCGGGGAGgggttaagaaaaaaaaatgggcttgTTGCTGTATGTATATACTAgcttagtatatatattttattttatttcaaccaTTCCCAATCTTTTGATTTGTAAATACCAATGAAAAACTTTCAGTTCCCGGATCGTATATACTTCATCTATCTCATTTTTTGCGCGACATTAATTTGATAGAGCATGaagtttaatatatttttaaaaaaaaaaaaaaaagacagagTTTTCACATAACGTAAGTGTCCTTAAAACTTATGGATTGAAACATGTTACTGGCGATTCTATTATTATACAATATGCTATTAAGGGAAAAATAAGATTTAAAAATATCAACTATATGAAGGTGTCATTTTTTTCAcatagactaaaaagaaaagatatcAGTATAAATAAGTATTTAACATCAGCCGAATAAAGTTCGTGTGATGCAAATCTTAACTAAAAATTtctcaaaatgaaagaaaaaagggcAAAAGAAGTTGATGTGGCATTTTTTGCTGTATTATAAAGAATCATGTAACCAAAATGAACTTGATGCTACTAATAGGAACTTTGGCAAATCAGTTTAAGGGTTCGTTTATTTTCCACAACTTCTAAGTTAGGGAGATTAGTGGTTCTAAGAGAAAATCAAATCTTTCCAAACTTATCTTACTGGATTAGAAGCTCATTTAGACGTATGTTCAACTCGGCTTCTCCTTTATTAGTGTCACAAAATAAGTGTGAATTCAACTTTCATCGTTCTCCTTCCTCGATTCCCTAATGCAGCTAGAAGAAAGTTCTCGAACTAAATTGTGAAGCCATAATAAATCACATGTAAGCAAGCAATTACACACTCAAACCAGTTTTCAATCTACAACTGTTTTGAGTTAAATTGTGAAACCATTGTAACAAACTAAGAAAAAATGACGGAGCGCATTACATGAtataacaacatatccagtgaaaTCTCATAAAGTGGGATTTGAGAGAGTAGACTATACGCAGATCTTACTCCTATTTTGGGAGATAAAGAGGTTATTTCCGATAGACTCTCGGCACAAGAACAAGTAACTCAAAGCAGTTTAATAGTTACATGTTGATAATGTTAATATTGTAAAATCCACTGTGACAcacctattattttttttttcttctaagtaaaaaaaaaaaggtaaagggTGTGCTCGTGAATAATAAAAAGAGAGAAGGTAAACCAAGTTAAGAATCTTTGGTAAGATTTTATTCTTTGATTTGATCTTTGCTTAATAGGTGTCGAGAGTTGCTTTTGCCGTTGGCATTGGAAAGTGACCAAATTGTCCTATATGGAATCGGACTCGAGGAccaagaagaaaagataacttcTTTAAAGGTGTGTAgctggaaaatattttttaattttttcatatttagttGGTCTAAATTCTTTGGAAAACACtttctttaggaaaataagtttcttaaaattataaaaaaacgTCTTTCCTAATGGAAGTAAGGAAAACAAATTTCATAAGTGACACTTCAAGTTCATTATCTCCTCCACACCAACCCAACGCCTCCAAACCCGCACCCCCTGCCATCTCTAACCCCACTCCTCACCCCATCCCACCCCTGTAGCG from Lycium ferocissimum isolate CSIRO_LF1 chromosome 2, AGI_CSIRO_Lferr_CH_V1, whole genome shotgun sequence includes:
- the LOC132048025 gene encoding uncharacterized protein At5g65660-like isoform X2, which produces MESPQYYAPPQMMESSSRPSLGFPLGTALLLLVIFSLSGVFSCCYHWDKIRSIRRRSLSDLEAGDDPASLKSKHTHMNESQSMPAVLMPGDQVPKFIAMPCPCQPPRPEKVVAEEQKPPQPRPPKPIRMIVGLPLY
- the LOC132048025 gene encoding uncharacterized protein At5g65660-like isoform X1; translated protein: MESPQYYAPPQMMESSSRPSLGFPLGTALLLLVIFSLSGVFSCCYHWDKIRSIRRRSLSDLEAGDDPASLKSKHTHMIEKQNESQSMPAVLMPGDQVPKFIAMPCPCQPPRPEKVVAEEQKPPQPRPPKPIRMIVGLPLY